From one Planktothrix agardhii NIES-204 genomic stretch:
- a CDS encoding polysaccharide deacetylase: protein MIGSRNIKRFSQILLGGISGIFMVSFNHGQVAVSLPIVGLQAENSVITQPIYSAENGMEDPTIPPLGKPDSFIPRKPFPPPNLKKPEKPYYSLIPERYKGKTVHNVSPRNQEKVIALTFDDGPWPETPKVLTILRQFNVKATFFILGQNLLLYPDIIEQVVQEGHGVGNHTWTHSYPKMEPQKAKAEIENTSAKLELMTGLKTRLFRPPGGILDNGVADYARSKNYAVIMWSIDTKDFQKPTATVLANRVLNQARPGDIVLMHDGGGNRSETIASLKIIIPELQKRGYRFVTVSELLSLSE from the coding sequence ATGATAGGTTCCCGAAATATTAAACGGTTTTCACAGATTCTACTTGGTGGTATCAGTGGAATATTTATGGTGAGTTTTAATCACGGACAAGTGGCTGTTTCCTTGCCTATTGTTGGACTGCAAGCTGAAAATTCGGTGATCACACAACCGATTTATTCTGCTGAAAATGGGATGGAAGATCCGACAATTCCCCCATTAGGAAAACCAGACTCTTTTATTCCTAGAAAACCTTTTCCACCACCAAATTTAAAGAAACCAGAAAAACCCTATTATTCTTTAATTCCAGAACGCTATAAAGGCAAAACTGTTCATAATGTTTCCCCTCGAAATCAAGAAAAAGTTATTGCCTTAACATTTGATGATGGCCCCTGGCCGGAAACACCCAAGGTCTTAACTATTTTAAGACAGTTTAATGTTAAAGCTACCTTCTTTATTTTAGGTCAAAACTTACTGTTATATCCTGACATTATCGAACAAGTAGTTCAAGAAGGTCATGGGGTTGGGAATCATACTTGGACGCATTCTTATCCAAAAATGGAACCGCAAAAAGCTAAAGCTGAAATTGAAAATACATCGGCAAAATTAGAGTTAATGACGGGGTTAAAAACCCGGTTATTTCGGCCTCCTGGGGGAATTTTAGATAATGGTGTTGCCGACTATGCCCGCAGTAAAAATTATGCGGTTATTATGTGGTCTATTGATACGAAAGACTTCCAAAAACCAACGGCGACCGTATTAGCAAATCGGGTTTTAAATCAAGCCCGTCCAGGGGATATTGTGTTAATGCACGATGGTGGCGGAAATCGTTCTGAAACCATAGCATCGTTAAAAATTATAATTCCTGAATTACAAAAACGCGGCTATCGGTTTGTAACAGTTTCCGAATTATTATCATTATCAGAATAA